One window from the genome of Pandoraea fibrosis encodes:
- a CDS encoding rhodanese-like domain-containing protein: protein MTSFTPQFVPPTRLKEWLHDGAEIAVFDVREHGQYGEAHLFYGVTLPYSRLELDIVRLAPRRGTRVVLYDTDASVAVLAAQRLAALGYTDVSVLEGGTNAWQQAGFTLFAGVNVPSKTFGELVEMAYHTPRVTARELAAMRERGDDLVILDGRPVSEYLKMTIPSSICCPNGELGYRIRELVPNPTTPIVVNCAGRTRSIIGAQTLINLGIPNPVMALENGTQGWYLEDLPLEHGSTRRYPDVVTPSSLAQMREASSALAERFAVPEVDAATLAQWASDTSRSLFLCDVRTPEEFAAGSLPGAQHTPGGQLIQATDQYVGVRHARVVLFDNDGVRAPIVASWLRQLGHDAYVLRDGLASGASLPASESVVGTTLPEIDVATLAAALAEGTVTVVDVRPSMSYRRAHVAGAQWAIRPHLPTLPASRNIVLIAEERGIAELFAADWRLEHAGDSRAVSVLAGGFKAWAAAGLAVESTPDLPPDAECIDYLFFVHDRHDGNKAAARQYLAWETGLLAQLDEQERGAFRIGESAAAQ, encoded by the coding sequence ATGACCTCGTTCACTCCTCAATTTGTGCCGCCCACCCGTCTCAAGGAATGGCTGCACGATGGCGCCGAGATCGCCGTGTTCGACGTGCGCGAGCACGGCCAGTACGGTGAGGCGCACCTCTTCTACGGCGTGACGCTGCCTTACAGCCGTCTCGAACTCGATATCGTGCGGCTGGCCCCGCGTCGCGGCACCCGCGTGGTGCTCTACGACACCGACGCGAGTGTCGCCGTGCTGGCGGCGCAACGGCTGGCCGCACTCGGCTACACCGATGTGTCCGTGCTCGAAGGCGGCACCAATGCCTGGCAACAGGCGGGCTTCACGCTGTTCGCCGGGGTCAACGTGCCGTCGAAGACATTCGGCGAACTGGTGGAGATGGCGTATCACACGCCGCGCGTCACCGCTCGCGAACTGGCGGCGATGCGCGAACGCGGCGACGATCTGGTGATTCTCGACGGACGCCCCGTCAGCGAATATCTGAAGATGACGATTCCGTCGTCGATCTGCTGTCCGAACGGCGAACTCGGCTATCGCATCCGGGAGCTGGTGCCGAACCCCACGACGCCCATTGTCGTGAACTGCGCCGGACGCACGCGCAGCATCATCGGCGCACAGACGCTCATCAACCTTGGCATTCCCAATCCGGTGATGGCGCTGGAGAACGGCACGCAGGGCTGGTATCTGGAAGACCTGCCCCTGGAGCATGGCAGCACGCGCCGCTACCCGGACGTAGTGACGCCGTCGAGCCTTGCGCAAATGCGCGAAGCGAGCAGCGCGCTGGCCGAGCGATTTGCCGTGCCGGAGGTCGACGCCGCCACGTTGGCGCAGTGGGCATCGGACACGTCGCGTTCGTTGTTCCTGTGCGACGTGCGCACGCCCGAAGAATTCGCCGCCGGCTCGCTGCCGGGGGCGCAGCACACGCCGGGCGGTCAGTTGATTCAGGCGACGGATCAGTATGTGGGCGTGCGTCACGCGCGTGTGGTGCTGTTCGATAACGATGGGGTGCGTGCCCCTATCGTCGCAAGCTGGTTGCGTCAGTTGGGTCACGATGCCTACGTGCTGCGCGACGGTCTTGCCAGTGGCGCGTCGCTGCCGGCAAGCGAGTCGGTCGTTGGCACGACATTGCCGGAAATCGACGTGGCAACGCTGGCTGCCGCGCTCGCCGAGGGCACCGTTACCGTGGTCGATGTGCGTCCGAGCATGAGCTACCGTCGCGCGCATGTGGCTGGCGCACAGTGGGCGATTCGTCCTCATCTGCCGACGCTGCCGGCGTCGCGTAACATCGTGCTCATCGCAGAGGAACGCGGTATCGCGGAACTGTTCGCGGCCGACTGGCGTCTTGAGCACGCCGGCGATTCGCGTGCGGTCTCGGTGCTCGCGGGCGGCTTCAAGGCATGGGCCGCTGCCGGTCTCGCCGTCGAGAGCACGCCCGATCTGCCGCCGGATGCCGAGTGCATCGACTACCTGTTCTTTGTCCATGATCGCCACGACGGCAACAAGGCGGCGGCACGTCAGTATCTGGCGTGGGAGACGGGCCTGCTCGCACAGCTCGACGAACAGGAGCGCGGGGCTTTCCGTATTGGTGAGTCCGCCGCCGCGCAGTAA
- the metC gene encoding cystathionine beta-lyase — MSRQSSPKRLATRLVKGGTHTTVVGGRAVNPPVVRASTVLFDSMDDLNDARRRRGTERMFTYGARGNPTGFALEDVVADLEGGYRTRLFPTGLAAISMVFLAYVRPGDHVLISDCVYQPLRHFVETFLKPWGVHVTYFRADGSDADEHFTARTKLIYVEAPGSLVYEMCDIPALADLAHRHGALLVADNTWGSGVQCRPLMLGADVSIMAATKYLSGHSDVMMGTVTTTQEVWQTLSTMADAQGVAVSPDDAYLVLRGTRTLAARLQMHERHALEIAHWLESLPDVARVFCPALPTHPGHALWQRDCLGTNGLLSFEFANATTAQADRFVDALELFGIGASWGGFESLATVTNVAGTRTCEDWSSAGPIVRLHIGLEDPQDLIDDMTAALERVFGQPSRVG, encoded by the coding sequence ATGTCCCGACAATCGTCTCCCAAACGTCTCGCCACCCGCCTGGTCAAGGGCGGCACGCATACCACCGTCGTTGGCGGCCGCGCCGTCAATCCGCCGGTGGTGCGCGCGTCCACCGTGTTGTTCGACTCGATGGACGACCTGAACGACGCTCGCCGTCGTCGCGGCACCGAGCGCATGTTCACCTACGGCGCACGCGGCAACCCGACCGGCTTCGCGCTGGAGGATGTCGTGGCCGATCTGGAGGGCGGCTATCGCACGCGACTCTTCCCGACGGGACTCGCGGCGATCTCGATGGTGTTTCTGGCTTACGTGCGTCCGGGCGACCATGTGTTGATCTCGGACTGCGTGTATCAGCCGTTGCGGCACTTCGTCGAGACGTTTCTCAAGCCGTGGGGCGTGCACGTGACCTACTTCCGCGCCGACGGCAGCGATGCGGACGAGCATTTCACTGCGCGCACGAAGTTGATCTATGTGGAAGCGCCAGGCTCGCTCGTCTACGAGATGTGCGACATTCCGGCGCTGGCCGATCTGGCGCATCGTCACGGTGCGTTGCTGGTGGCCGATAACACCTGGGGCTCGGGCGTGCAGTGCCGTCCGCTCATGCTGGGGGCCGACGTGTCGATCATGGCCGCGACGAAATACCTGAGCGGGCACTCGGACGTGATGATGGGTACCGTCACCACCACGCAGGAGGTCTGGCAGACGCTCTCCACCATGGCCGACGCGCAGGGCGTGGCGGTGAGTCCCGACGATGCCTATCTCGTGCTGCGCGGTACGCGCACGCTGGCCGCGCGTTTGCAGATGCACGAACGCCATGCGCTGGAGATTGCCCACTGGCTCGAGAGCCTCCCCGACGTGGCGCGTGTGTTCTGCCCGGCGCTGCCGACGCATCCCGGCCACGCGTTGTGGCAGCGCGATTGCCTCGGCACGAACGGCCTCCTCTCGTTCGAGTTTGCGAACGCCACGACGGCGCAGGCGGATCGCTTTGTCGACGCGCTTGAGCTGTTCGGCATCGGCGCGTCGTGGGGCGGTTTCGAGAGTCTGGCGACGGTCACGAACGTTGCCGGCACGCGTACTTGCGAGGACTGGTCGTCTGCGGGGCCGATCGTGCGCCTGCACATCGGTCTCGAAGATCCGCAGGATCTGATCGACGATATGACGGCAGCGCTCGAGCGCGTCTTCGGGCAGCCGTCCCGCGTGGGCTGA
- the blaPNC gene encoding PNC family class C beta-lactamase, with the protein MTKPYLTLCAALAATAAIGWMAFSARSYAAEPAAAAPADPRQAEIKSLVDNTITPLMARQNVPGMAVGIVFDGHTYVFDYGVADKATRKPVTPDTLFEIGSVSKTFTATLAAYAQTTGALSLDDKTSRFVPELAGTPFGDVKLMNLGTHTTGGMPLQVPDDIHNTDQIVQYFKAWKPAQPTGTVRTYSNVSIGALGWITARAMHGDFSTLVTEHVFKPLDLKHTFIRVPEDQQANYAWGYGKDGKPIRVNPGVFEQEAYGVKTTASDLLQFVQANLGGPVRDESLRKAIQATHTGYFFDKPMTQDLIWEQYPYPVGVDALLEGNANHMAYEPTPARELSPPMAPTSVVWINKTGSTNGFGTYVAFVPSKQMGIVLLANKNYPMDERIRAAHHILTTLDGGTRATAASRE; encoded by the coding sequence ATGACCAAACCCTACCTCACCCTTTGTGCCGCGCTTGCGGCCACGGCTGCCATTGGCTGGATGGCATTCAGTGCACGCAGCTACGCTGCCGAGCCCGCTGCCGCAGCGCCCGCCGACCCACGGCAGGCGGAGATCAAGTCGCTGGTCGACAACACGATCACGCCGCTCATGGCCCGGCAGAACGTTCCGGGCATGGCCGTGGGCATCGTCTTCGACGGACATACCTACGTCTTCGACTATGGCGTAGCCGACAAAGCTACCAGGAAGCCCGTCACGCCCGACACGCTTTTTGAAATCGGCTCGGTCAGCAAGACCTTCACCGCTACGCTCGCGGCTTACGCGCAAACGACCGGCGCACTCTCGCTCGACGACAAGACGAGTCGCTTCGTGCCTGAACTGGCCGGCACGCCCTTCGGCGACGTGAAGTTGATGAATCTCGGCACGCACACGACTGGCGGCATGCCGCTGCAAGTGCCGGACGATATCCACAACACCGACCAGATCGTCCAATACTTCAAGGCATGGAAACCGGCGCAACCGACGGGCACCGTGCGCACCTATTCGAATGTCAGTATCGGCGCGCTGGGCTGGATCACCGCGCGCGCCATGCATGGCGACTTCTCCACGCTCGTCACCGAACATGTCTTCAAGCCACTGGATCTGAAGCACACCTTCATCCGCGTGCCGGAAGATCAACAGGCGAATTACGCATGGGGCTACGGGAAGGATGGCAAGCCGATTCGCGTCAACCCGGGCGTGTTCGAGCAGGAAGCCTACGGGGTAAAAACCACCGCGAGCGACCTGCTGCAATTCGTGCAGGCCAACCTCGGCGGACCAGTGCGCGACGAGTCGTTGCGAAAGGCCATTCAGGCAACGCACACCGGCTATTTCTTCGACAAGCCGATGACGCAGGACCTGATCTGGGAACAGTATCCGTATCCCGTCGGCGTCGATGCACTGCTCGAAGGCAACGCGAACCACATGGCGTATGAACCGACGCCCGCCCGGGAACTCTCGCCGCCGATGGCGCCGACGTCCGTCGTCTGGATCAACAAGACGGGATCGACAAACGGATTCGGCACCTACGTCGCCTTCGTGCCGTCGAAGCAGATGGGCATTGTGTTGCTGGCGAACAAGAACTACCCGATGGACGAGCGCATTCGCGCAGCGCATCACATCCTGACGACGCTCGATGGCGGCACACGCGCCACGGCCGCCTCGCGAGAGTGA
- a CDS encoding DUF3331 domain-containing protein, producing MRSDRTNCPNRSGSSRAPGTSPTSRTPRTSRSASRTQGVWQHTVAMLDAEPVVCQPVIPYTRRAPIVRVLEISSELTITVSWNDAMGGNYGAQIWRIRRAHHPGVCALTGETMDVGDFVYRPLFGDVPPLNADAMISAEAIRIMREAHSRELEPA from the coding sequence ATGCGAAGCGACCGAACCAATTGCCCCAACCGAAGCGGCAGCAGCCGCGCCCCGGGAACCTCCCCGACCTCCCGTACCCCGCGCACATCGCGCAGTGCCTCGCGCACTCAGGGCGTCTGGCAGCACACCGTTGCGATGCTCGATGCCGAGCCTGTCGTGTGCCAGCCGGTCATTCCCTACACGCGACGCGCTCCCATCGTCCGGGTGCTGGAAATTTCCAGCGAACTGACGATCACCGTGTCGTGGAACGACGCGATGGGCGGCAACTACGGTGCGCAGATCTGGCGCATCCGCCGCGCCCATCATCCGGGCGTTTGCGCGTTGACGGGCGAGACGATGGACGTGGGCGACTTCGTCTACCGTCCGCTGTTCGGTGATGTGCCGCCGCTCAACGCCGACGCCATGATCTCGGCCGAAGCCATCCGCATCATGCGCGAAGCCCATAGCCGCGAACTCGAACCGGCGTAA
- a CDS encoding NAD(P)/FAD-dependent oxidoreductase, whose protein sequence is MSRANRIVIVGGGIAGLKLATRLGRTLGRAGTARVTLVDSHPTHLWKPMLHTVAAGTRDVTHTQVAYLAHACSNGFTYQAGRMCGLDRAHREIVLEEMEAPDGTRLLSERRVPYDALVLALGSQADDACLPGVRDVCHFIDSQPQAEAFHDALRCEALRSAVNDDALRVVIAGGGTTGVALAAELSRTFALAAGYGDPQICERLKLTLVERGPRVLGAFPPDVCEASQAQLERLGFRVLTDTRIVCADRDGFYRDDGQLIPGDLLVWAAGVKAPDCLKGIGGLTTNEADQIVVRNTMQTAQDERIFALGDCASLTPAQGESALPPTAQVATQQAAHLGRHFGAWLEGRAIPPFAYRDPGALVSLSDYNAFGTLGRFGFFKGGIVRGQFAQWSHAMLYRRHQQALHGFARATVLLGAEKLGGLRGPRIRLA, encoded by the coding sequence ATGTCTCGCGCAAACCGAATCGTGATTGTCGGTGGCGGTATCGCCGGCCTCAAGCTGGCAACGCGTCTGGGCCGCACGCTCGGACGCGCCGGGACTGCGCGCGTGACACTTGTCGACAGCCATCCTACCCACCTTTGGAAGCCGATGCTGCATACCGTGGCGGCCGGCACGCGTGATGTCACGCACACCCAGGTGGCGTATCTGGCCCATGCGTGCAGCAACGGCTTCACGTATCAGGCAGGGCGCATGTGCGGACTGGACCGTGCGCACCGGGAGATCGTGCTGGAGGAAATGGAAGCGCCCGACGGCACCCGCCTGCTGAGCGAGCGCCGCGTACCCTACGACGCGCTGGTGCTCGCGCTCGGCTCGCAAGCCGACGACGCCTGTCTGCCCGGCGTGCGCGACGTCTGTCATTTCATCGACAGTCAGCCGCAGGCCGAGGCTTTTCATGACGCGCTGCGTTGCGAGGCGTTACGCAGTGCCGTGAACGACGACGCGCTGCGTGTCGTGATCGCTGGCGGTGGCACCACCGGCGTAGCACTTGCCGCCGAGCTGAGCCGCACCTTTGCGCTGGCCGCCGGATACGGCGATCCCCAGATTTGCGAGCGTCTGAAACTCACGCTCGTCGAGCGCGGCCCGCGTGTGCTGGGCGCATTTCCGCCTGATGTTTGCGAGGCGTCACAGGCACAGTTGGAGCGTCTGGGTTTTCGCGTGCTGACGGACACCCGCATCGTGTGTGCGGATCGCGACGGCTTTTATCGCGACGACGGTCAGTTGATTCCCGGCGATCTGCTGGTCTGGGCGGCGGGCGTGAAAGCCCCTGATTGCCTGAAGGGCATCGGTGGCCTGACCACCAACGAGGCCGATCAGATCGTGGTGCGCAATACGATGCAAACCGCGCAGGACGAGCGAATTTTCGCGCTCGGCGACTGCGCATCGCTCACCCCCGCACAAGGTGAGAGCGCGTTGCCGCCGACGGCTCAGGTGGCGACACAACAGGCGGCGCATCTGGGCCGTCATTTCGGTGCGTGGCTCGAAGGCCGCGCAATTCCGCCGTTCGCCTATCGCGATCCCGGCGCGTTGGTTTCGCTGTCTGACTACAACGCGTTCGGCACGCTGGGACGATTCGGCTTTTTCAAAGGTGGCATCGTGCGCGGACAGTTTGCGCAGTGGAGCCACGCCATGTTGTATCGGCGTCATCAGCAGGCATTGCACGGGTTCGCCCGCGCGACCGTGTTGCTTGGCGCGGAAAAACTCGGCGGCCTTCGCGGGCCGCGCATCCGGCTGGCCTGA
- a CDS encoding TetR/AcrR family transcriptional regulator — MTPNKAVSQAAPPRKRTRGRPTCDCTHGADALLLNARRIFAQRGFYASSVRQIAEASGVDAALISHHFGSKEALWVAVVDQIAAITRSLIEQTDALQHAPLPPAERIEQAVRVFVEVVFENPDVGMFFSTAATEEGERLDILTQRLVRPYRDAMVPLVADWLEAQKRPVEDADVMFFMLTSAISKTVSYRHMMGPFLPPEGMADLKRTVLDCAMALIRQ; from the coding sequence ATGACTCCAAACAAAGCTGTCTCGCAAGCCGCACCGCCCCGAAAACGCACCCGTGGACGCCCCACATGCGACTGCACGCATGGTGCCGACGCGTTGTTGCTCAACGCCAGACGTATTTTTGCGCAACGAGGGTTCTATGCGAGCAGCGTGCGGCAGATCGCGGAGGCGTCGGGTGTCGACGCGGCGCTGATCTCGCACCACTTCGGCTCGAAAGAGGCGCTGTGGGTCGCGGTCGTCGATCAGATTGCCGCGATCACGCGCTCGCTCATCGAGCAGACCGATGCCCTGCAACATGCGCCACTGCCGCCGGCCGAGCGTATCGAACAGGCCGTGCGCGTGTTCGTGGAAGTGGTCTTCGAGAATCCGGACGTCGGCATGTTCTTCTCGACCGCGGCCACCGAAGAGGGCGAGCGGCTCGACATTCTCACGCAGCGGCTCGTGCGTCCGTATCGCGATGCGATGGTGCCGCTCGTGGCCGATTGGCTCGAAGCGCAGAAGCGTCCCGTGGAAGACGCCGACGTGATGTTCTTCATGCTCACGTCCGCCATCAGCAAGACGGTGTCGTATCGCCACATGATGGGGCCGTTCCTGCCGCCCGAAGGCATGGCCGATCTCAAGCGCACCGTGCTCGACTGTGCGATGGCGCTGATCCGGCAGTGA
- a CDS encoding RidA family protein — translation MSNEIKRLYTNARMSQIVIANGVVYLAGQVPDTADLSVTEQTTQVLARIDALLADAGVNKSRLLTANIWLSDAKHFAEFNAVWDAWVPEGHAPTRACVQSPLMRAGLEVEIAVTALA, via the coding sequence ATGTCGAACGAAATCAAGCGTCTGTACACCAACGCTCGCATGAGCCAGATCGTGATCGCCAACGGCGTGGTGTATCTGGCCGGTCAGGTGCCCGATACGGCCGACCTGTCGGTCACGGAGCAGACCACCCAGGTCCTCGCCCGCATCGATGCGTTGCTCGCGGACGCTGGCGTCAACAAGTCGCGTTTGCTGACGGCCAACATCTGGTTGTCCGATGCCAAGCACTTCGCCGAATTCAATGCCGTGTGGGACGCCTGGGTGCCCGAAGGCCACGCGCCGACGCGTGCCTGCGTGCAATCGCCGCTGATGCGCGCCGGCCTCGAAGTCGAAATCGCCGTGACCGCACTGGCGTAA
- a CDS encoding SH3 domain-containing C40 family peptidase has protein sequence MSAILAARSATLRAASHEAAGNVAGRTHRRAAFFAPLLPLLLLAACAGAPQSVTAPPPSGAITTAARGNLSRFPIEHYDQTVDHWIRPDDPGYDQPLLSEQAQSRRFDAFRARYFGTAPRDPSPWNGAWLSNSLLNAAGARQIADSQGRRVRRFDNSAPGVRTTYGENFQPHTAAWIRAIEANMALAQLNADHAAWQYDPRRRGITVDNALVRQLPSADPAFYDFREAGEGYPFDALQDSALRPGTPVYTLARSADGAWLLVYSPDLIGWVDARTVASVDERFVATWRNAAQRSLGAIVRADTALADVSSGAAGAGVPIYRTFAPIGTVLPLMPSRDARQVAMFPVADIERHAQIRTIVLDTSTIVPMPWALTPRHMAQVMKQQIGRPYGWGNTLFYNDCSAETRSLFAPFGVWLPRHSSDQLRAGQRTDLRTADIDTRLRTLAERGRPLMTLIHINGHIMLYLGNAQRDGASVPMTYQNVWGLSPADNSRRNVIGGSVILPLLKTYPEDREVRSLAGKSLFEISVIGGDDTEAGADAVQAPSTDSSEEMPQ, from the coding sequence ATGAGTGCAATCCTTGCGGCGCGCAGCGCCACACTGCGCGCGGCCTCGCACGAGGCAGCAGGCAACGTCGCGGGCCGTACCCACCGCCGCGCCGCCTTCTTCGCGCCACTCCTGCCGCTCCTCTTGCTCGCCGCCTGTGCGGGTGCTCCCCAAAGCGTCACGGCGCCACCGCCGTCCGGCGCGATCACCACGGCCGCGCGCGGCAACCTCAGCCGCTTCCCCATCGAGCATTACGATCAGACCGTCGATCACTGGATTCGCCCAGACGACCCCGGCTACGATCAACCGCTCCTCTCCGAGCAAGCACAAAGCCGACGCTTCGACGCGTTCCGTGCGCGCTACTTCGGCACCGCACCGCGCGACCCGTCGCCGTGGAACGGCGCATGGCTCTCAAACTCGCTGCTCAATGCCGCCGGTGCCCGGCAGATCGCCGATTCGCAAGGCCGTCGTGTCAGACGTTTCGACAACAGCGCGCCCGGCGTGCGCACGACCTACGGAGAGAATTTTCAGCCGCACACTGCCGCATGGATTCGCGCCATCGAAGCCAACATGGCGCTGGCGCAACTCAATGCGGATCACGCGGCATGGCAATACGATCCGCGACGTCGCGGCATCACCGTCGACAATGCGCTTGTGCGCCAGCTGCCGAGCGCCGATCCGGCGTTCTACGATTTCCGTGAAGCCGGCGAGGGCTATCCGTTCGATGCACTGCAAGACTCCGCACTGCGCCCCGGCACACCGGTGTACACGCTCGCGCGCAGCGCCGACGGCGCATGGCTGCTCGTCTATTCGCCCGATCTGATCGGATGGGTGGATGCCCGCACCGTGGCGTCGGTCGACGAGCGATTCGTTGCGACCTGGCGTAACGCGGCGCAGCGCAGCCTCGGTGCGATCGTGCGTGCCGACACCGCGCTGGCCGACGTGTCATCCGGCGCCGCCGGTGCGGGTGTGCCCATCTACCGCACGTTCGCGCCGATCGGCACGGTGCTGCCGCTGATGCCCTCGCGCGACGCACGGCAAGTGGCGATGTTCCCCGTGGCCGACATTGAACGACATGCGCAGATTCGCACCATTGTGCTCGACACATCGACCATCGTGCCGATGCCGTGGGCGCTGACGCCGCGTCATATGGCTCAGGTGATGAAGCAGCAGATCGGACGCCCCTACGGCTGGGGTAACACGCTGTTCTATAACGATTGCTCGGCAGAGACGCGCAGTCTTTTCGCCCCCTTCGGCGTGTGGCTGCCACGACATTCGTCCGATCAGCTACGCGCGGGCCAACGCACCGATCTGCGCACGGCCGACATCGATACGCGACTGCGCACACTCGCCGAGCGCGGCCGCCCGCTGATGACGCTGATCCACATCAACGGCCACATCATGCTGTATCTGGGCAATGCGCAGCGCGACGGCGCCAGTGTGCCGATGACCTATCAGAACGTGTGGGGGCTTTCGCCTGCGGATAACAGCCGTCGCAACGTCATTGGCGGCTCGGTGATCCTGCCGTTGCTCAAGACCTATCCGGAAGATCGGGAGGTGCGCTCGCTCGCGGGCAAGTCGTTGTTCGAGATCAGCGTGATCGGCGGTGACGATACCGAAGCCGGTGCAGACGCCGTGCAAGCGCCAAGCACCGATTCGTCGGAAGAGATGCCGCAATAA